One window of the Actinomycetes bacterium genome contains the following:
- a CDS encoding FAD binding domain-containing protein: MDFLQPRSWDEALAAKAEHPEAQPIAGGTDVMVELNFDRGRPEAILDLTRVPELAEWGRDNGWLRVGAGVTYTRVIAELAGDLPGLAIASRTVGSPQIRNRGTVGGNLGSASPAGDAHPPLLAAGAEVEAASVGGTRRIPVAEFFAGPKRHVLRPDELIAAFHVPPAPGPQQFAKVGTRNAMVIAVCSFALALDPGRRTVRTGIGSAGPTPLAAGEAERFLEGVLADEGAWESRAPVGDAALRRFGELAGRAAQPIDDVRGTAAYRVHALAVLARRTLAWAWEEYASQDPGGPR, encoded by the coding sequence GTGGACTTCCTGCAGCCGAGAAGCTGGGACGAGGCGCTGGCGGCCAAGGCCGAGCACCCCGAGGCGCAGCCGATCGCGGGCGGCACCGACGTGATGGTGGAGCTGAACTTCGACCGCGGCCGTCCCGAGGCGATCCTCGACCTGACCCGGGTGCCGGAGCTGGCCGAGTGGGGGCGTGACAACGGGTGGCTGCGGGTCGGTGCGGGCGTCACCTACACCCGGGTGATCGCCGAGCTCGCCGGCGACCTGCCCGGCCTGGCCATCGCCTCCCGGACGGTCGGGTCGCCCCAGATCCGCAACCGGGGCACGGTCGGCGGCAACCTGGGCTCGGCCTCGCCGGCCGGTGACGCCCACCCGCCGCTGCTCGCGGCGGGCGCCGAGGTCGAGGCGGCCTCGGTGGGCGGCACCCGGCGCATCCCGGTGGCCGAGTTCTTCGCCGGGCCCAAGCGGCACGTGCTCCGGCCCGACGAGCTGATCGCCGCGTTCCACGTGCCTCCGGCGCCCGGCCCGCAGCAGTTCGCCAAGGTCGGCACCCGCAATGCGATGGTGATCGCGGTCTGCTCGTTCGCGCTCGCGCTGGACCCCGGGCGCCGCACGGTGAGGACCGGGATCGGCTCGGCCGGGCCGACGCCGCTGGCGGCCGGGGAGGCGGAGCGGTTCCTGGAGGGCGTGCTCGCCGACGAGGGCGCGTGGGAGTCGCGCGCACCTGTCGGCGACGCGGCCCTGCGCCGCTTCGGCGAGCTGGCCGGCCGGGCCGCCCAGCCCATCGACGACGTGCGCGGCACCGCTGCCTACCGGGTCCACGCCCTCGCCGTGCTGGCCCGGCGCACGCTCGCCTGGGCCTGGGAGGAGTACGCATCCCAGGACCCGGGGGGGCCACGGTGA